One Acidobacteriota bacterium DNA segment encodes these proteins:
- a CDS encoding FAD:protein FMN transferase, whose product MGTQFKIVMYAANHQIAGRAKQAAFNRIARLDAIMSDYQQASELNTLSHQAINRPLRISYDLFRVLDYSQRLAAKTNGAFDITIGAVTRLWRRARRTHQMPDKEKLTQALALTGFKKLHLDAKTQSAWLDREGVLLDLGGIAKGFAADEALEILKRLGIRSALVAAGGDIVIGQSPPGQSGWVIEVATLQANNLQNKTQLLLSNAAVSTSGDAEQFVEFDGVRYSHIVDPRTGVGIQGQSSVTVVARRGIDSDALATAVSVLGKDEGLRLINATKNVAAFITIKTLQGEMTSYASANWQAVAKPSKIRD is encoded by the coding sequence ATGGGTACACAGTTTAAAATTGTGATGTATGCGGCAAATCATCAAATCGCTGGTCGCGCTAAGCAAGCCGCATTTAACCGCATCGCGCGTTTGGATGCTATCATGAGCGATTATCAGCAAGCCAGTGAGCTAAACACCCTTTCCCATCAAGCCATCAATCGTCCCCTGAGAATCAGCTATGATTTATTTCGCGTTCTCGATTACTCGCAAAGGCTCGCGGCAAAAACCAATGGCGCATTTGATATAACAATCGGCGCAGTCACACGTTTGTGGCGACGCGCGCGCCGCACGCATCAAATGCCCGATAAAGAAAAACTCACACAAGCGTTAGCTCTCACAGGCTTCAAAAAACTCCATCTCGATGCAAAGACGCAATCCGCCTGGCTTGACCGCGAAGGCGTGCTTTTGGATTTAGGCGGCATCGCCAAAGGTTTTGCCGCTGACGAAGCCCTAGAGATTTTAAAACGATTGGGCATTCGCAGTGCTTTAGTTGCCGCGGGAGGTGACATCGTCATCGGTCAGTCGCCGCCCGGACAATCGGGATGGGTGATTGAAGTCGCAACTTTGCAAGCCAACAACTTGCAAAATAAAACCCAACTCTTACTCTCTAACGCCGCGGTTTCAACATCGGGCGATGCTGAACAGTTTGTCGAATTTGATGGCGTTCGCTATTCACATATTGTTGACCCGCGCACCGGCGTCGGTATTCAAGGGCAAAGCAGTGTCACGGTTGTCGCGCGACGCGGCATAGATTCCGATGCGCTCGCTACGGCGGTAAGCGTTCTTGGCAAAGACGAAGGTTTGCGATTGATTAACGCGACAAAAAATGTTGCAGCTTTCATAACCATCAAAACCTTGCAGGGCGAGATGACGAGCTATGCATCTGCCAATTGGCAAGCTGTCGCGAAACCTAGTAAAATTCGTGACTGA
- a CDS encoding Gfo/Idh/MocA family oxidoreductase: MENSNDKNPSRRDFLKTSAVAIGATVATNLINNAAYAAGSDEIRIGLIGCGGRGTGAVDNAFNAAQGVKLVAMGDAFKDRIESCKAELGKKNADKINVPNDRMFVGFDAYEKVINTKEVNYIILATPPGFRPTHLKAAVAAGKNIFTEKPVAVDGPGIRSVLETYEQAKAKGLAIAAGTQRRHQTGYLETMKLIHDGAIGEIVAARCYWNQGGLWKKDRQPGWSDMEWQLRNWLYFTWLSGDHIVEQHVHNIDVVNWAMQAHPVSATGMGGRQSRTSPDYGHIFDHFAIDYEYENGMHLMSMCRQVVGADGNVSEALVGTKGKCQVNRYQITGANPWRMERKQGDDPDPYVKEHTDLIASIRTAKPINELKNVAESTLSAIMGRMSAYTGKVVTWEKALNSQESLVPAKLDWGPIAVPAIAIPGQTVLS; encoded by the coding sequence ATGGAAAATTCTAATGATAAAAATCCATCGCGCAGAGATTTTTTGAAAACCTCTGCCGTTGCTATCGGCGCAACTGTCGCGACCAATCTAATCAACAACGCTGCCTATGCGGCAGGAAGCGATGAAATTCGCATCGGCTTAATTGGTTGCGGCGGACGCGGCACCGGTGCAGTTGACAATGCTTTCAATGCAGCGCAAGGCGTTAAACTGGTTGCGATGGGCGATGCTTTTAAAGACCGAATAGAAAGTTGCAAAGCGGAACTTGGCAAGAAGAATGCCGATAAAATCAATGTGCCCAATGACCGTATGTTTGTTGGTTTTGATGCTTATGAAAAAGTCATCAACACCAAAGAGGTCAATTACATTATCCTGGCAACCCCGCCGGGCTTTCGTCCTACACATTTGAAGGCAGCGGTCGCTGCCGGCAAAAATATTTTCACGGAAAAACCAGTAGCGGTCGATGGACCAGGGATTCGCAGCGTGCTTGAAACCTATGAACAAGCGAAAGCAAAAGGCTTGGCGATTGCTGCCGGTACACAGCGTCGCCACCAGACCGGCTACCTGGAAACCATGAAATTGATTCACGATGGTGCTATTGGTGAAATTGTTGCCGCGCGCTGTTACTGGAATCAAGGCGGTTTGTGGAAGAAAGATCGCCAGCCGGGATGGAGCGATATGGAATGGCAATTGCGCAACTGGCTCTATTTTACCTGGCTTTCAGGCGATCATATCGTCGAACAACACGTCCACAACATTGATGTAGTCAATTGGGCGATGCAAGCGCATCCGGTGTCGGCAACCGGAATGGGCGGTCGACAATCCCGCACTTCGCCGGATTACGGACACATTTTCGACCACTTTGCCATTGATTACGAATACGAAAATGGTATGCACCTGATGAGTATGTGCCGTCAGGTGGTTGGTGCGGATGGCAACGTTTCCGAAGCTCTGGTTGGCACTAAAGGCAAATGTCAGGTGAATCGTTATCAAATCACCGGCGCAAATCCTTGGCGAATGGAGCGTAAACAAGGCGACGATCCAGACCCCTATGTCAAAGAACATACCGATTTAATCGCCAGCATTCGCACCGCCAAACCAATTAACGAGCTTAAAAATGTTGCCGAAAGCACCCTTTCGGCAATTATGGGCAGAATGTCTGCCTATACCGGCAAAGTCGTAACCTGGGAAAAGGCGTTGAATTCTCAAGAGAGTCTGGTGCCGGCTAAACTTGATTGGGGACCGATTGCGGTTCCGGCAATTGCAATTCCCGGTCAAACCGTTCTCAGCTAA
- the dtd gene encoding D-aminoacyl-tRNA deacylase, with translation MRAVIQRVKSACVEVDEQIVGKIAQGLLVLLGVARDDTQADADYLLDKTLNLRIFNDEEGKMNRSVLDAGGALLVVSQFTLYGDARKGRRPSYIEAAEPERANALYEYIISEARKKGLAVETGVFQAMMQVNLINDGPVTILLDSRKNF, from the coding sequence GTGAGAGCGGTTATTCAACGGGTAAAAAGCGCCTGTGTCGAGGTAGATGAACAAATCGTAGGCAAAATTGCTCAAGGTTTATTGGTTCTGCTGGGGGTAGCTCGCGATGACACGCAGGCAGATGCCGATTATTTACTGGATAAAACCCTAAATTTGCGCATCTTTAACGATGAAGAGGGAAAAATGAACCGCTCTGTTCTTGACGCCGGTGGCGCACTGCTGGTGGTTTCGCAATTTACGCTTTACGGCGATGCGCGTAAAGGCCGTCGACCTTCTTATATTGAAGCCGCAGAACCTGAACGAGCGAATGCTTTGTATGAATACATTATTTCTGAGGCGAGGAAAAAGGGCTTAGCTGTGGAAACGGGCGTGTTTCAAGCGATGATGCAGGTCAATCTAATAAATGACGGGCCGGTGACTATATTGCTTGATAGTCGTAAAAATTTTTAA
- a CDS encoding formylglycine-generating enzyme family protein, with the protein MKQIRLVLIISLFFALVSGLNAGNFRQSFAAVEAQVSTKPSDMKPYTETVPGNRVKFDMVAIPGGTFQLGSPASETGRGADEGQQVEVKIQPFWMGAMEVTWDEYDVFAFSQDIPKKPTPEPQPTASDAVTRPTPPYADESFGYGKGRQPAISITHHAAMEYCRWLTEKTGKLYRLPTEAEWEYACRAGSKTAYAFGDDAKKLAEYGWFADNSEGAPHPVGKKKANPWGLYDMHGNVAEWCLDAYAKDFYSTLKAGVVEPVLVPTERRYPNVVRGGSWDDDADKLRSAARQYSKKEWSKRDPQRPQSIWWHTDALTIGFRIVHPLDEQEILKGLKSKVTRQSPD; encoded by the coding sequence ATGAAGCAAATCCGTTTGGTCTTAATCATCAGTTTATTTTTCGCGTTGGTCAGTGGGCTAAATGCCGGTAACTTTCGCCAGAGTTTTGCCGCAGTTGAGGCACAAGTCTCAACCAAGCCGTCCGATATGAAGCCGTACACGGAAACCGTTCCAGGCAACCGCGTGAAATTCGATATGGTGGCAATTCCCGGCGGCACATTTCAACTTGGCAGTCCGGCGAGCGAAACTGGACGTGGCGCAGATGAAGGGCAGCAGGTTGAAGTTAAAATTCAACCGTTCTGGATGGGCGCGATGGAAGTGACCTGGGACGAATATGATGTTTTTGCTTTCTCGCAGGATATTCCGAAAAAACCAACGCCGGAACCGCAGCCAACAGCAAGTGATGCGGTTACGCGCCCGACGCCGCCTTATGCCGATGAATCGTTTGGCTATGGCAAAGGGCGTCAACCGGCAATCAGCATTACGCATCATGCGGCGATGGAATACTGCCGATGGCTTACTGAAAAAACCGGCAAACTTTATCGCTTGCCCACCGAAGCCGAATGGGAATACGCTTGTCGCGCCGGTTCAAAGACTGCTTACGCCTTTGGCGATGATGCTAAAAAATTAGCAGAGTACGGTTGGTTTGCCGATAATTCGGAAGGCGCGCCGCATCCGGTTGGCAAGAAGAAGGCGAATCCCTGGGGGTTATACGATATGCACGGCAATGTCGCCGAGTGGTGTCTGGATGCCTATGCAAAAGATTTTTACAGCACGTTGAAAGCAGGCGTGGTTGAGCCTGTGTTGGTTCCGACAGAAAGGCGTTATCCGAATGTGGTACGTGGCGGGTCATGGGATGACGATGCGGACAAATTGCGAAGCGCGGCGCGGCAATACTCGAAAAAAGAGTGGAGCAAGCGCGACCCGCAACGTCCGCAAAGCATCTGGTGGCACACCGACGCACTCACTATCGGTTTTCGCATCGTTCATCCGCTTGATGAACAAGAGATTTTGAAAGGATTGAAATCCAAGGTGACTCGCCAGAGTCCCGATTAA
- a CDS encoding VWA domain-containing protein, protein MTHLKLPAVVCLLFLLSASHLLAIRLFAQDAKKDQESVVKLKTELINVRAVVTDKNGNIIENLTKEDFEVLENDRPQQISFFSLERTGKLSRAAASTGSDSIKNSQPTASKPGSSGGHTVVLFVDTVNLSFSSLYLLRQELKKFVATSLSEDDQVALVTTTASLGIYEQFTRDRQLLNRLIDKIAPWQPDTRVRFYTPLLAARVLASDRAAKVLALCIVREEQGRPCGQEFEEIDPFIYQMSSADEVAITGRAKEVLMEGIRRRQMTLSTLRSVTERLQGMPGQKILALFSDGFTMMGYGGEADLSAVQTVVSRAVRSGVVFYAFNAKGLQPDVFGDASVGTFMPPPSFSTYMGMSARDSENGLNALAADTGGKALFNTNNLNIGLQQALDENSIYYALDYYSSNTEAENKFRKIKVRVKNHDDYKVRAQRGYLPADFKNEEETLTPRQQLIKAMTAPLSVNALGVAATADFIELEGDKAQVSLSIYADPVSFDFLMQNDARLFDAELGVAVLNTSGKVIKTINEQMKGQITPAQFELAKRNGFKSARRLELEPGTYNIRIGLLETHTQRVGSTSLWVEVPDLKKGNLTLSDLLLITAQPQPTNQTEVLQKVSRQGEIIYSSTDVLSYGFKIYNAPEVANLRMQVEFAQDNKVILQTPWTDIASVMDDRDAKAINVSQQFKLNNLKPGTYQLKVRVQDTRKKYIGEKQKWFVIAS, encoded by the coding sequence ATGACACATTTGAAACTGCCGGCAGTCGTTTGCCTGCTTTTTCTCCTCTCTGCCAGCCACCTGTTGGCAATTCGGCTTTTTGCCCAGGACGCGAAAAAAGATCAGGAGTCGGTGGTAAAGCTTAAAACCGAACTGATTAATGTACGCGCTGTGGTGACCGATAAAAATGGCAACATTATTGAGAACTTGACGAAAGAAGATTTTGAAGTTCTTGAAAATGATCGCCCACAGCAAATCAGTTTCTTTTCGCTTGAACGCACCGGCAAGCTATCACGCGCCGCCGCATCTACCGGAAGCGATTCGATAAAAAATTCACAACCCACTGCCTCCAAACCAGGCAGTAGCGGCGGGCATACGGTTGTGCTTTTCGTCGACACAGTGAACCTGTCGTTTTCAAGCCTGTATCTGTTGAGACAGGAACTCAAGAAATTTGTCGCCACCTCGCTTTCCGAAGACGATCAAGTTGCGCTGGTGACGACTACGGCTTCGCTTGGCATCTACGAACAGTTCACGCGCGACCGCCAACTGCTCAATCGTCTGATTGACAAAATTGCGCCGTGGCAACCCGACACTCGTGTGCGATTTTACACCCCATTGCTGGCTGCTCGTGTACTGGCAAGTGATCGGGCAGCAAAGGTACTGGCGCTCTGCATCGTGAGAGAAGAACAAGGGCGACCCTGTGGCCAAGAGTTCGAGGAAATCGATCCGTTCATCTATCAAATGAGTTCAGCCGATGAAGTAGCGATAACCGGTCGGGCTAAAGAGGTGTTGATGGAGGGAATCCGGCGGCGGCAAATGACTCTGTCCACGCTCAGGTCAGTGACCGAGCGGTTACAGGGGATGCCCGGTCAGAAGATTCTGGCACTCTTTTCTGATGGTTTTACGATGATGGGTTACGGGGGTGAAGCGGATTTATCTGCCGTACAAACCGTGGTCAGCCGCGCCGTCCGTTCAGGAGTCGTCTTCTACGCCTTCAACGCCAAAGGACTACAACCTGATGTCTTTGGTGATGCGTCTGTTGGGACATTTATGCCGCCGCCATCCTTTTCAACCTATATGGGAATGTCGGCGCGAGATAGTGAAAACGGTCTCAACGCTCTAGCTGCGGACACTGGCGGCAAGGCGCTCTTCAACACGAATAATCTGAACATCGGTTTGCAGCAGGCGCTTGATGAAAACAGCATCTATTACGCGCTGGATTACTATTCCTCAAACACGGAGGCAGAAAATAAATTTCGCAAAATCAAAGTCCGCGTCAAAAACCATGATGACTATAAAGTGCGCGCCCAGCGCGGCTATCTGCCCGCCGATTTCAAGAACGAAGAAGAAACCTTGACGCCGCGACAGCAATTAATCAAAGCGATGACTGCGCCACTATCGGTCAACGCCCTCGGGGTTGCGGCAACCGCAGACTTTATCGAACTCGAAGGTGATAAAGCGCAGGTTTCGCTTTCGATTTATGCCGATCCGGTTTCTTTTGATTTCCTGATGCAAAACGACGCGCGACTCTTTGACGCCGAACTTGGGGTGGCAGTGCTGAATACTTCCGGCAAAGTGATTAAAACGATCAATGAACAGATGAAGGGGCAGATTACGCCGGCGCAATTCGAGTTGGCAAAACGTAATGGCTTTAAATCGGCAAGGCGGCTGGAACTTGAGCCGGGAACCTACAACATTCGTATTGGTTTGCTGGAAACCCACACTCAAAGAGTGGGGTCGACATCTCTCTGGGTTGAAGTTCCGGATTTGAAAAAAGGCAATCTGACGCTTAGCGATTTGCTATTAATCACCGCGCAACCGCAACCGACGAATCAGACCGAGGTGTTGCAGAAGGTTTCCAGACAGGGCGAAATCATCTATAGCAGCACGGATGTCCTGTCATACGGCTTTAAAATCTACAATGCGCCGGAGGTTGCGAATCTGCGAATGCAGGTGGAGTTCGCGCAGGATAACAAAGTGATTCTGCAAACACCTTGGACTGACATTGCTTCAGTGATGGATGACCGGGATGCCAAAGCCATTAATGTGTCACAGCAGTTTAAACTCAATAATCTCAAGCCCGGCACGTATCAATTGAAAGTCCGCGTGCAGGATACGCGAAAAAAATACATCGGGGAAAAACAGAAATGGTTCGTCATTGCGTCCTGA
- the ftsH gene encoding ATP-dependent zinc metalloprotease FtsH, with amino-acid sequence MNSTVRQAIFWVVIIGGAILLYAVFTSRGGQKEVVLTHTELVKKIEAQPVQIQEATLEENSGFTGKLTTGEKFEAPVTNQFIQRDIVDKMTAKDIKVSIKSSSSSQWVFSLFSWAPILVILGLWIFMMRQMQSGGNKALSFGKSRAKLLSNQQKRVTFKDVAGVEEAKEELQEIIEFLKEPQKFQKLGGRIPKGVLLMGPPGTGKTLLARAIAGEANVPFFSISGSDFVEMFVGVGASRVRDLFEQGKKNAPCIIFIDEIDAVGRHRGAGLGGGHDEREQTLNQLLVEMDGFESNDGVILIASTNRPDVLDPALLRPGRFDRRVVVNRPDVKGREGILAVHTRKIPLGEDVDINVIARSTPGFTGADLANLVNEAALNAARYNRKAVSMLDFEWAKDKVLMGSERRSIVMSNEEKRNTAYHEAGHTMVGIKVPNADPVHKVSIIPRGMALGVTMQLPEADRYSHTKDYLEGQIAILMGGRIAEEIFLNHVTTGASNDIERATELARKMVCEFGMSSLGPITFGKKEEQIFLGREIAQHQDYSEDTAIRIDQEVKRIVTEQYNRAKQIILENKDAMIRLSESLLERESLDGVQIRRLIAGLPLDDDTTPSSSIREDKPKTEPKPSVLNPIIPPVPGNANA; translated from the coding sequence TTGAATTCAACAGTTAGACAAGCAATTTTCTGGGTGGTGATTATCGGCGGCGCGATTCTGCTTTATGCGGTTTTCACAAGCCGAGGTGGGCAAAAAGAAGTTGTCCTCACCCATACTGAATTAGTTAAAAAAATAGAGGCACAGCCGGTACAGATTCAAGAAGCAACGCTTGAAGAGAATTCCGGTTTCACAGGCAAGCTGACAACCGGCGAAAAATTTGAAGCCCCGGTGACCAATCAATTTATTCAACGTGATATTGTCGACAAGATGACCGCTAAAGATATTAAGGTCAGTATCAAAAGTTCTTCATCAAGTCAGTGGGTATTTAGCCTGTTCAGTTGGGCACCGATTCTGGTGATTCTCGGACTCTGGATTTTCATGATGCGGCAGATGCAATCGGGCGGTAATAAAGCCCTCTCTTTTGGAAAATCCCGCGCCAAATTGTTAAGCAATCAGCAAAAGCGCGTCACCTTCAAGGATGTCGCGGGCGTTGAAGAAGCCAAAGAAGAATTACAAGAGATTATTGAATTTTTGAAAGAGCCGCAGAAATTCCAAAAACTTGGTGGACGCATTCCCAAAGGCGTTTTGTTGATGGGACCTCCGGGCACCGGCAAGACCCTGCTTGCACGCGCCATCGCCGGTGAAGCCAACGTGCCGTTCTTTTCGATTTCCGGTTCGGATTTCGTTGAAATGTTCGTAGGTGTTGGCGCTTCCCGCGTGCGTGATTTGTTTGAACAGGGCAAAAAGAATGCGCCGTGCATTATTTTCATTGACGAAATTGATGCGGTTGGTCGGCATCGTGGCGCAGGTCTTGGCGGCGGACACGATGAACGCGAACAAACGCTCAACCAATTGCTCGTTGAGATGGATGGTTTTGAATCAAACGACGGAGTAATTTTGATTGCTTCGACGAACCGCCCGGATGTGCTCGATCCGGCGCTACTCAGACCTGGACGTTTTGACCGTCGCGTCGTGGTTAATCGTCCTGATGTGAAAGGGCGCGAAGGCATCCTTGCCGTGCATACACGCAAAATCCCGCTTGGTGAAGATGTCGATATTAACGTCATTGCCCGCAGCACGCCTGGATTTACCGGCGCGGATTTGGCGAATCTCGTGAACGAAGCGGCGCTCAACGCTGCCCGTTATAATCGCAAAGCGGTTTCGATGCTCGATTTTGAATGGGCAAAAGATAAAGTATTGATGGGTTCCGAACGGCGCTCCATCGTGATGTCAAACGAAGAGAAACGCAACACTGCCTATCACGAAGCCGGTCACACAATGGTTGGCATTAAAGTTCCTAATGCCGACCCGGTGCATAAAGTTTCGATTATTCCGCGCGGCATGGCGCTCGGTGTCACCATGCAACTGCCGGAAGCCGACCGTTATTCACATACCAAAGATTATCTCGAAGGGCAGATTGCCATTTTAATGGGTGGTCGAATTGCCGAAGAGATTTTCCTCAATCACGTCACCACCGGTGCTTCAAATGACATTGAACGCGCAACGGAACTGGCGCGCAAGATGGTTTGCGAATTCGGAATGTCGAGCCTTGGGCCAATCACTTTTGGCAAAAAGGAAGAGCAGATTTTCCTTGGACGCGAAATCGCTCAGCATCAGGATTACAGCGAAGATACGGCGATTAGAATCGATCAGGAAGTCAAACGCATCGTCACTGAACAATATAATCGCGCCAAGCAGATTATTTTGGAAAACAAGGACGCCATGATCAGACTTTCAGAATCCCTGCTTGAACGTGAATCGCTTGATGGGGTGCAGATTCGTCGCTTGATTGCGGGGCTTCCGCTTGATGATGATACGACACCGTCTTCATCCATACGGGAAGACAAACCCAAGACGGAACCGAAACCTTCCGTGCTGAATCCAATCATCCCGCCGGTGCCCGGTAATGCCAACGCTTAA
- the tilS gene encoding tRNA lysidine(34) synthetase TilS, which translates to MSAQSAFQKVQSFIKTHALLAETTGIVIALSGGPDSIALLDILIRLQKAFRKNRKHAQEFNLHIAHLNHQLRGKASDEDAEFVRRLADKLEIPATVAALDINQLAETTRCGVEETARLARYRFLLDTAMQTGCNRIATGHTMSDQAETFLMRLARGAGLRGLASMRPMIPAHQFRDESEVSGVDEQDSGFRIQDSGDNRQQNDSSLAIANHQLPPAIRHPQFELPNAYCLLPTEIKLIRPLLAISREEVEQYCRKRHLAFRLDATNESLDYTRNRIRHEVLKVLREINPRIIEHLAQTAEIIALDDDALNQLTAELLGKAQIPSTIEAPNEKGIALSIVEILPHPQGVRRRLLIAATQQAQEKLLPPHSPVSAIESTHIKALEHLLVEGVSGDHVQLMDAIEVWREFNSLVFISTLKPDKPVVIKHQTPDENFNSKTFIEVNLNQPEQIIEAGEFRLQINRHQPIANLKEVIRQNQKIKERSGMDWFKVALDDARLPDHLILRTRQAGEKVRVVGQAKIKKLKNLMIDHKIPASRRATWLILATSDGEYVWSPGLPPALKFTANEQMPSIAIVQVLNTGF; encoded by the coding sequence ATGTCAGCCCAAAGCGCCTTTCAAAAAGTTCAGAGTTTCATTAAAACTCACGCCCTGCTCGCAGAAACAACGGGTATTGTCATTGCGCTTTCAGGTGGTCCCGATTCCATTGCCCTGCTCGACATCCTCATTCGTTTACAAAAAGCTTTTCGCAAAAACAGAAAGCATGCGCAGGAATTCAACCTTCATATCGCGCATCTCAATCATCAACTTCGCGGCAAAGCTTCGGACGAAGATGCAGAATTTGTCCGACGACTTGCTGACAAACTGGAGATTCCTGCGACTGTTGCGGCATTAGATATTAACCAACTTGCTGAAACAACCAGGTGTGGCGTCGAAGAGACCGCGCGCCTTGCGCGTTACCGATTTTTGCTCGATACGGCAATGCAAACCGGTTGCAACCGCATTGCTACGGGTCACACGATGAGCGATCAGGCGGAAACTTTTTTGATGAGGCTCGCACGCGGCGCAGGGCTTCGCGGCTTGGCATCCATGCGTCCGATGATTCCGGCACATCAATTCCGTGATGAGTCTGAAGTATCCGGCGTCGATGAACAGGATTCCGGATTCAGGATTCAGGATTCAGGAGATAACCGGCAGCAAAACGATTCATCGCTCGCCATCGCGAACCATCAGTTGCCACCTGCCATCCGCCACCCGCAATTTGAACTGCCCAATGCTTACTGCCTGCTGCCCACGGAAATCAAATTGATTCGCCCATTGCTTGCCATCTCGCGTGAAGAGGTCGAGCAGTATTGTCGCAAACGACACTTAGCGTTTCGCCTGGATGCAACGAATGAAAGTTTGGATTATACGCGCAATCGCATCCGCCACGAAGTGCTGAAGGTTTTGCGTGAGATTAATCCGCGCATCATTGAACATCTGGCGCAAACGGCTGAGATTATCGCGCTTGATGATGATGCGCTGAATCAATTAACCGCTGAATTGCTCGGAAAAGCGCAAATTCCATCAACCATCGAAGCGCCTAATGAAAAAGGGATTGCCTTATCAATCGTAGAAATTTTACCTCATCCGCAAGGGGTGCGAAGACGACTATTGATTGCGGCAACGCAGCAGGCGCAGGAGAAGTTATTGCCGCCTCATTCACCCGTTTCAGCTATTGAATCAACGCACATCAAGGCGCTTGAACACTTACTTGTTGAAGGTGTGAGCGGTGATCATGTGCAACTTATGGATGCCATCGAAGTCTGGCGCGAATTTAATTCACTGGTTTTTATTTCAACGCTCAAACCCGATAAGCCGGTTGTAATCAAACACCAGACACCAGATGAAAATTTCAACTCAAAAACTTTTATTGAAGTAAACCTAAATCAGCCGGAACAAATAATTGAAGCTGGTGAATTCCGTTTGCAAATTAACCGCCATCAACCGATTGCCAATTTAAAGGAAGTCATTCGACAAAATCAGAAAATTAAAGAGCGAAGCGGAATGGACTGGTTCAAGGTGGCGCTTGATGATGCACGCTTGCCCGACCATTTAATTTTGCGAACCCGACAGGCAGGCGAAAAAGTTCGCGTCGTTGGACAGGCAAAAATTAAAAAGTTGAAAAACCTGATGATTGACCATAAAATCCCTGCAAGCCGTCGAGCAACGTGGTTAATTTTGGCAACATCAGACGGTGAGTATGTATGGTCACCGGGATTGCCCCCCGCCTTGAAATTTACAGCCAATGAGCAAATGCCAAGCATTGCCATCGTACAGGTTTTAAATACAGGTTTCTGA